In Ciona intestinalis chromosome 7, KH, whole genome shotgun sequence, the genomic window ATATAGTGGAGTGACTGGATGGGGAATGACGGGACAGCTCTCgcacatataatatctaagtatcctgatcgtgttttaaacaatttacaacggtctaagggagCCGTagggataaggttttataactctttaaatgtttcttttttactacTGACTAGAAATGTCGTTCCtgcaaacaacaaaaagttcCATTTGCACTTtgcgtaacaatgggttggtcTACTGCTGGGAGTTTCTGATAGGCTAGTGtaagataaatatattgtaataactGTTCATGTTGAACCAAAGGTAAAATAAGCAtgataatataattatattacaGCTTGGTAGATACCTTGCGTGATGTATCTGACAAGGTGTcaataaataaagaagaatATATATCACATCCGATCAACCAATATCATCTCATCAAAAGATTTGCGAATGATTGGACGCAGATTGCAGCTTTGCTGCAAACGTTTAACAAAACTagtaagtttataaatattattagtgCTATATATGGAGCTCATACTATATTGCGTTACGAAggtaaacttttatattttacaatcgttgcaggttttaaatttgttcaaaaatttaaaaaagcgaAGACATTATTTCCGAAAGATGAAGATATGAAAGGAGGAACTGAGGGCATACTCAGAGTTCAAATCACATACAATCTCAATGCAAGTGATTTAGTTGAAGGAAATATTGCtggttagtttatttaaacctacttttgattaaaaacagATAAAGCCGCCTACAAGTAATTCGATGCTATTTTATTTCATCCTACAAACAGGTAAATATTCATTCCTAAATTTAAGCACTGACGATTGCTACCGGATTGGGAAGACCGCTTTACGTGGTGGTTTATTTGGTCGTTGTGTTGAATGGATCGAGTTAGCTTTACAAAGATTCGAGGAAGGAAAGTCTACTTTTACCAAAAGAAACGCCACAGAATACCTAGATATTTGTGAATTTGCTGTAAGTCTTTTAATATTGAAAGCTATAGAGTACACACAGTACAGATGGATTGaacagtaaataaatatctgCTTTATCTCCGCGTGGACGGTTAAAGCAACTGACGttcagtgtcttgcccaaggacacatacgccaacaatcgTAGCAGATATAAGCCTTAAAtatattacctctgggttagaccAGACAAACTATAAATCAACCGTTTTACTTAGATTAGTAAAAATGAAACCAAGTACATCAACCACCTTGATGCTGATCCTGAAAACACAAGAATTTTAGGAAACCGAATTCGCTTCACGTATGTATGTTAACTTTCGATAAATGAacgattttaaattatcaagCTTCGCGTGGCGGGGGACAACTGTAACAGTGTATCTTTACTGTGCGTTATTACCTACATATTACGTTGGCTGTATATGAGTTATCACATTTTCTACTTTGTtagttattgtttgttttttttgcgtgTCTTTTATTTAGGACAACACAGTTTCTATAGATACCGACCGTCCGACCCAGTATTGGATGCAGCAGAACAATAAAATGgaaattgttgtttaatgtggtggggaaagatgacaccttttcatactattgctcgtcttatttagtagtaaaaaaaacattcaagtaatttaaaaaaaactatcgGACGACTCTCATAAGCcgtgttgttttttaaattaaatcatgacaaggatatttaaataatgtactAAAAGTGTCTtctcttcccccaccctactacagcATATGATTGTTCTGAAACTTGTTAACAAATTGTTTAAGAACGCTTAACTTTTAGTCGACATGCTCGGGTACAGACGCAAGAGGTTGTGGATGATAAGTTTTACACTTTCTCTGTAGatgaaacttttttcaaaCTTTGTCGAGGTGAACAAACACTGGTAAGTTTATAGTGATTATACaactataaaagtaaaacaattttgacaacacCCACTCAATTTTGTTACtacttgttttcattctacAATAATTAAACCTATATCGCTCCTATGTAGTTCATTTTAAGCATTAAAATACATCATATCTAGTAAGATAGCATAAGTTGTGACTCTTCTTTAAATCTCCGTTTACAGGTACCCATTGAATGtgacaaaaaattatacattaaaCTTCACTATAGGtgaaacatacataaaaacaagatgcttattttgaatgttcgctaaatcatattaaagatatgtatatgaacttgagTCAGCGGCTAAATTAGGGATGAATTAGACACAAAACACcgattaaaatttttatatataacattccAAGACTAACTGTCCCTGTTTGTGCAGTCACGGGCATTTGAAGAAACATTGTGAGAAGTTGTGTGTGTGAAATACAGTTGCAACATTAACTGTTGCAGTAAgataaagaaagtttaaacttgattttcaatgCCTATAATATGTCAGTTCgtgttattttctttattaataataattaatcaggattttaaaatgtcccatcttgtaCGAATTGCCAAGTACAAGCTCGTGGTATCACCCCAAAACTGCCACACATACTGATTTTTAAATGCACACTATGTctgttctatcttaccccaccctatactatgcTCTCCAgacaaaaaagaaacaacataAGAAGCTTCGTTGTTATCTCTCTACTAACATGGGGAATCCCAAACTCCTTATTCGTCCAGTAAAAGTTGAAGAATTATCAAAATCTCCAGATATAGTTCAATTTCACGACGTTTTGTCAGATACAGTAATTAACGAAATTAAAAAGTTGGCTAAACCGCAggtgattaaatttaaaattcctGAGCTTTAGATTTCAGTTTGTGGTTATTCATAGCTTCTTCTTGAAAAACTAGAGTAAAATTTACTTAAGgtgtaaatttaatattacgATTTTagagtatttaaaataacttgcaGCTTTTCCGTGCTATTCATGCTGGTAGTGATGACACAGATTTACAAAAAGCACCATACAGAATCACCAAACTGGCGTGGTTGCTTGACGACGATGGACCAGAAGTAGCGAAAATAACCGAAAGAATTTCGGACATCACAGGATTGACGTTAAACACATCTGAAGAAATACAGGTTTATTATTGACATACAGCAAAATAAGATCGTTTTATTGGAATTATCAGGGCTGTATTTGTAAAACGTAAACCATTAACGTTGCAGGTGGCCAACTACGGCGTTGGAGGAGAGTACCCTCCACACTTTGACATACCCACGGTATGTATGATGTTATATAAAGCTTATTTTGCTTCCTttcatattattatacaattcggccataataataatttatatttaccgACTTCTCAGTTCCTATTTCCTATATTTTAATCAGTGACGACATCGGAGCTTTTCAATTTAGAAAGAACGGCTTTTTACCACAGaactaaaaaagaatagaacgcacatctccaatgtcggcaaaagAGAGAgctgatacactctctctctttcgcgggtcgttcccgtttactatttaAGTCAATGGAATCAAGGGcattttatgtagtttttcttcgtgtTTTGACTTAATTTCAAGTCATAgtgtaaaacaattattttctaatatatatacatttctaACAACACGTTTTTTTGagggtttttaattaaatttatttaatatttaaatttcctaaacaagtggtaaactgtaagcgttaacctaccaaacaactaaactggcctaataaacttaaatagtttgtgtagtttttaaaataaacagctaaaaccctTAAAACTACTATACGCCtatattttacaatggagaccaagcgaaatggggacggagttggcggtcacgtgaatagaaaaaagaatatatcacggttttgggcagttgcgcgttctactcttttttatttttgtgctttttaacgatattaaaatgaaaaatattaaaaacgaaacatttttttggtaaattaaatattaagtcTATTTGTTTCTCTTGTTTCAGACCGATGAAGAACGTGATGATCTCAAATCACAAGATGGCGAGAGGATCGCTACGTTTCTTATTTACGTACgtacatacaatatatatctGTATAGTCTTAGCGTTGCAATGGAGAAGAGCgtgaaataaattaacactGTTAATGTATAACAAACTAATTTGTGATAACTTgtgaagttatttttttttaattacctttttattataaaacaacacatttCTTACTTCTAGTTAAGTGACGTCGAAGTGGGAGGTCGAACTGCCTTTGTGAATGCAGGGGTTTCGGCCAAACCGATCAAAGGAAGCGCTGTGTTCTGGTACAACGTGTTTCCTTCTGGTGAGCCTGACCTACGAACTTACCATGGAGCTTGTCCAGTGGCCTTTGGGAACAAATGGGGTGagcaaaatctttttttgctttattgcTGTAGATCACAATTTGTATCAAATTATCGATTTATGCCTAAAAGATGCTAGAACTGATTTAGCGTTTAGTTCGACAAAACTGACGATACCAAATTATAGCTTTGGCGTCAATCCAAAGGCGACATTGTTAACTAACTGCGGTGTATAATTTATCCATACAACATCCACAAATCCTTGTACCTATAAAAACCTCTGTAGTCcattctttttttctattagtTGGGGTGCCAGAATTAGTGTTCGtgtatacaaaataatataataggcAGAGTAAGACACTTAATCACATattgtacaatattttaataatcaaaatatcCTATAAAGATTTTGGGGTGATGTAATACACGAAAATAACCCGAAATGTTTTTTGacaatcaagtttaaacatatgttCATGACCCACtgctatttttaacattttcagcCGGCAACAAGTGGATTCGGGAAGCTGGTGAAATGTTTCGTAGAAAATGTGAATTGGACAGATATGCAGACagtaaaatatgttacaacaaaatataattacatGATGTGTGCCAAGTGGTAAAGTTCGTAATAATCACGAAATAATGTTCGTAATAAAGACAAATTGCAGGGTTTGACGTTTCCTAATCAATTTAGATACTTAACGTGCGGTTAGTTTACCGAAATCGTGCTGACTTTGATACTTCAAATTAGGTATTGTATTGCCAAATCATATAGGCATTTGCCCTGTGAGCAACGCAggataatattattataggCTTCAGTCGTAAAGCAAATCTTTTGTTGCATTGTTTTTGATCAAGTAGGCATCTGTATGGGTCAATTAATCGGTAGGTCGCGTGACTACCAAATGTCTTTTTAAGACATAAACTTCTTTCTGAAAGGGTGGCCTAACGTGATATGTGATTGTACAACGTTActtcttttgttgtttcatCAGGGCCCAATCTTTGGGTCAATCCTCATTAAAACCAATCCCCCTTTTGTACGGGTTGTGTCTTTaggcacacttttgtttttattaaaagtttaacttaattaaaataaatggctcgtttgtccgctaggtgtagcgaccacgcctAATgacttccaactaaatgtaaatatgttttaaattgtataagcgtattttaacaactgggGTTTTGTcgccatagtatactgaagtgtatACTATGGtcatatcctgtcttttcgtttaaaatatttctaaatctttacTGCCGTAACGCGcgagtgtgaacgattaaattagtttcatagcttttttaaaaaaatgaacatttcgtacagttttgttttaattttgtgaaaaaaatcctGAGATGAGGAAAACGATaaggaaaataggcaggggtcaatatgactttaatttgagataaaaacaccCAAAAAAGTgtcgttttaaagttatatatatatatgaagtttacatggcaaaaaaACTAGCACAGTCAGTTAAATTCGGTACGTTGCAGAAAACTGTTAAAGTAAATATACTTTAacttggtgtcccatcttccccacattgtagttttgtaagtttttactgcctgtcccatcttcccccacccaacacaagtatatacaattatagggtaagttatttattaattgatgTTCGAAAAATGCCCCTTGGTGTTCAAACAATGCTAATTgtcatataataatataacgtAGGCAACATGTTAAAATCTATAGCAGTGGCCTAGAATAGacaagaaaaaatatgtttaaatttgattttcaaagcgtacagtattatttcgtgtttttttacgttttttcctaatattaaatacacttattaatcaaaattaacaatgattttaaagtgtcccatcttaccctgtGTGTTTCCAAATTTGTAAAACGTTACCTGtcgtgcggatcgctaaataacttctTGTGTGATTtaatatagtacaatgggggaatatgggacacttaaacacatattgccaaatatttccaaaatcaaaaaagattGCAGTTTTGGGGTAATAATACGAactactatcattcctttattaattgacaacaattcaaaaaatatataataaaacacacaaaatgggacaatttaaaatcatagTTAATTTTGactattaagtgtatttattattaaggAATAcgcgtaaataacacgaaataatactgtacgctttggaAATCAGGTTTAAACATTccttttcttgccctactgctatagtttttaacataataCCTATTATATTAACTGCATatcaattggtattgtttgaacgacgatgggtaataacagaaaattgataataactattgattaagtttacatttttgtcacaaattagGTATTGCTACACTGTTTTCGTACAAGctacttctcataaattatctccaacTGCAAATGcctgaatttcgaatatattttcaaaatatatatctttttattatgtcagtatcttatagttgaataacccctcaatgtttaaattatcaaattaaaggcaaacctttaaaagtttttaacatacaaaactacaatgtgggggaagatgggacactaaactaaaatatatttacattagtaGTATTCCGCAATTTGTAGTTAACCTATATTGAATTTAaccggctgtgctagtttctttgccatgtaaactttatacgTATAACTTTccgttttatttcaaattaaaatcatatttacccCCACTATATTTATCACAAATCTAGTACTTtagcatatattttattaaacaaattttcggGGGGAACTGAAGTCCGTTTTTATAATTGATATTTAATGGGGTGaagagatgagacaccttttcattccatttgcttgccgcatttggtagtaaacaaagaacattaaaataatataaaattgtatcttcacgacccccgtacaccgttgttaattgtttgaaaaacaatcagaatatttaaacattatgtgcttaaggctTAAGCTAAAGTGTCTAATCTTCACCTATCTTACTATATCGAGATGATCCTTATACTGaactaaaaaaacgttgtCAAGTTATCGTAACTCAAATATTTGCAACAGTGACGTAACGAGTACTTTTCTTTTCGTAATAGCTTAAAAATAGCGAAAGATctttaatgaaatttattttaagaattcAGTTCAGGGTGAACTATGTGTTTACCTATTTGGGTTTTATGTAAGGCCGTAAGAACAGGGTGCTAAATGGGAACccataaaaagattaaaattgaGCCACTTTTGCCCCACTTTATATGACCTATTGTACCGAGCATGATCCACCAATCCCCCATGTTAAATATTTCAgcagaaacaaaacaagagGTTTACGGTTCACCCTTTGCTGCTCGGAGTAACGTAATTAGGAAGCCCCTTAACCTGATAATTAACCGGATAGTAAGATTATGGTGTAAGCAAGAAACGAAGCGTAACCTAGAAAACCACAACTAAGAAGCGCTTGCTGCGTTCCAAACAATAAAACGGCTTATTAATTAAACGAATTCGAATAACTCATATGCTTATCTTATCTTGTCTGTAATAGGAAGTAAAAACACATTACGTAAATGCAATTAAAACTTACCGCAGGAATATTTAGTATCACTGGATATTAAGTACAGAGAAtgacttttaaaaaactggTAAACTCGATCAAAAATGCTTAATGCGTTATGGCCTACGCTTCTAAAACTAATATCAGATAAAgccaaaatttaaagaatgaaTTACCCAACCAACATTTACGTAAGCTCGACTTACCACCACCAAAAAAGAAATTGTGACATTCAGCAACCCGCATGCGTTTACTAAAGACGtcgttgttttatataccaagaaaacaaaaaatatacaatgattgtcgtttaaaatctttttataaatgttgcaGCAGTTTATCCGACGCTCTTTATAattgtgtgtttaaaaaacgtacttttttaacttaccGCTGAGCTTTTAATGCGCAAACAATGCGTTGATTTagaaaaactgaaaacaaaatgCAGCATGCATAGTGAAGTTGTACAAGACTATACGCTGTTAATTGTGCGGTCGGGTGTGTCTGTTAGTTCGCTTGACACTTTGTATAAGTCTTTCTTGTTGCATACGTGGGTAAGTGAATATTACATCAGCAACGTGGAGTTAAGTGTCATCTCAGATAACGCGACACTTAAGTGAATTTCAGTGATCGTGCTTTCAAAGCAAGCCGCTTGATTTATTTGCTGTTATATATTCAAACGATTGCACAGTCATACACTTCTATATACCACAGCAATGAATGGGACATTTTCTTTGCACAGGTGGCGACGCGGTGACATGACAACCGGTTCAATATGAGTATAGTACACTGAAAATTATAGCAACTCTTAGGAGCAAATAGTTAGTTGTCTTATACGAagtttgtattgttttaaaccatgaggtgtaataataatacatatcTCAGGGCGAGTATAAGCTACTATGATTACCATGTAATGTTGTACAACGCAAAGGTCAGTAAAACAATGACGTCAGCTTCTGCGTGTACGTAAATAACTATAATGAAGATTGTATTACCTTTCCTGCTCAAATAAATTGGTTAACAATACAacgtttaatatataatataagataACGATACCTTGGACCGTTTCTATTTAGTTATTAATGAAATAATTCATAAACTGCTGTTGAAATGTCACCACAACGCCAGCGCGAATCTCTCTAAATTCGTCTCCGCCACTTAGAGGATAAGAATATACACAGAGGGCCAGTGATTATCGGGTTGGCTTGCTCAGGGCGTTGTTTTCATTGTCTCGTTTCCATCTTACAACGTAGCGAAATTGTTGAACAGCAAAGTAGCGTGTATCCTACTGGGAGTTTACAAACCAACGTGCGGACCCCAAACGCGCGTACTGCGTCAGTTATGACGTGGATGGCTGCTTCTTTTATAAAAGCATTATTGCACAGCGACGTTCGAAGACGAAGTATTTACTGAACAACAAATAACCTTTCATTGAGTCCCAGCGTTGGTCCGTTTAAGTCAAAGGTTTTTGTAAAGAACTAAGTTCCGAATTATCTTTAAGCAcaagtttagaaaaaaaaacaaaattttcccTTACCAAGTTGAGGCGGGAAGCAAATATCGTAAAGCTAAAGAAGTGGGCTACTTGTATCAGTGAGTCAGTGCAATCGCGAATGtctgttatatttaaatatatttcgaTCTTTGCGGGAAAGTAACAGTACAGTTTTAGAACTTGGATGATTCCAACCACGCGCATCATCAAACAGTTGACCTGTGTCAAAAACAAGCAACGTCATTTCCAATGTACAGTGAATGTTACGCGTTAGAAAGTCGAAACAGGGCGAACAAATACTCTTCGGTTCGGCACTGATGCGAAATTAGACAAACAGTCTCGCTCTGACCGCATGAGTTTCGCTGCACGGCGTCAAACGGTGTTCTCTCTCGCGCTATCGTTGTATAAGGTACGTCAAGTCAAGGACAACTATGTTAACCTTAGTTAGATGTTAGCTGTTTTGAGGGACTAAACTGCTAAAGTAGGGCGAAATAAGGCACAATCAAACGAAAAGTTTGGTTTACACTTTACaatgtttaagtttttggTAGGTCTCTTTTATTCTGTGCACGCGTTGTAGAGTAGTGTTAGAAAAAAGGAAACCTTGTGACGCAAGTGTTTCTGCTTAAGTTTACTGCAGCAACTGCTATTTTACATTGTGCATTTCTTCCAGATCCTAcgtagtaaaaaataatgagTAGAATATACACCTGTTAGTAAAAAAGTATCAGCGTCCAAAATAtgtcaaatttattttggatTTCTACCTGGGTATGGTTGGGTTTTGTACTATCTATTTCTGCTTTTAACCCGAAGGTAAGAATAACTTCACCACAAATATGTGCTATGTAAGCATTGGCCTAAATAACAGTGTCGCCTGCGAGCTGGATATTGGTTCTATATTGTTCACGTATCATATTTATCTTCTGACTTGTGCTATCGGTATGTCAATTGGGTGTACATTGGTTGTGGCGACATAATTGCATTCGCGCTTTACCGAGCATAGATACCGCTAtgtgtttacaaaaaatgttttgtgtcCCGTCTGCCCATTCCAGTTAAATTTACCGGTACGTcccattttaataaaatttccgCTGCACATGTTTTCAACTTTGCGCCATAAAAGAAAGTTAATAAGCACaaggaaataaaaagaaagttaatAAGCACAAGGAAATAAGTGAACTCATTGTTAGGAATCGTTACCGTGGTTTCAAAGTCGTTGGTAATGTTATCACTGAATAATACGAACTGATTTATTCCGTTCAAGCCGAAATGGAGGTTAAGCCTTGTCTATTCACACCGTATCCATCAAAACCTTATTAATACAAACCTTATACGTCGCAATCTTCATGGTTCGTCGATTACGAAATTCTAGCTGTCTTTGGCAAGTTTTGTAAGTATTggatataaaacttttttgtggAAAATACAAACTAAACCCCCCTGCCAGTGTGAAATGAGGTCAACATGGTAATTATTCTTAACCATGATAGCAATAACGCCTGCACAAATACGAAGATTAGTAGCATAAGGGTGCATATATGTTAATACGTGTATGTGAGTGAGTGTGTCATAACATTGTTGTGTGTGATCAAGAACGAGGCGTAATATTAAACCTGTATACACTACCAATTACGCACGGCAGTATGGGATTTTACCAGGGAGGAGGAAAATATAGGCTGACTGTATGTATTCAGCGATCGTGATgcttaaatataacttttaaatattgctgATGATTCATACTTGACTTACTGACTACTTCCCGCAAGTAAGTGGTATACACAATTAGTGTGTATTGTAGGAAATATTGAATATGGTGCACAGGATGCCGCGCTTTTAAAACTTCCTTTTCGGagatttatttcaataaataacTTTTCCTACGGACTCGCGCACTTCATGGTAATAGGCAGAATTGCTTTGGTGTGTTGTAAATATTTGATTATCCCACCGCAAAGTTTAACTTTGTCGTTTACCCGAAGTCTCATTCCGATGTGTTGATAAACAAGTTCATTAACATTTTGGTCACGGATTAATAGTTTTAGTGAATATAACCTGTTCGAAGATTA contains:
- the LOC100184843 gene encoding prolyl 4-hydroxylase subunit alpha-1-like; its protein translation is MYLAFIIKYYNANSTKLKISHVAMDSNHFMEISCCASVLTHLKAMAYKVLYMAIVICTVCYVGKAEWFSSMEQITDLLRHENTMLPALQRFVDAKRKQLAQLQDLVDTLRDVSDKVSINKEEYISHPINQYHLIKRFANDWTQIAALLQTFNKTSFKFVQKFKKAKTLFPKDEDMKGGTEGILRVQITYNLNASDLVEGNIAGKYSFLNLSTDDCYRIGKTALRGGLFGRCVEWIELALQRFEEGKSTFTKRNATEYLDICEFAISKNETKYINHLDADPENTRILGNRIRFTRHARVQTQEVVDDKFYTFSVDETFFKLCRGEQTLTKKKQHKKLRCYLSTNMGNPKLLIRPVKVEELSKSPDIVQFHDVLSDTVINEIKKLAKPQLFRAIHAGSDDTDLQKAPYRITKLAWLLDDDGPEVAKITERISDITGLTLNTSEEIQVANYGVGGEYPPHFDIPTTDEERDDLKSQDGERIATFLIYLSDVEVGGRTAFVNAGVSAKPIKGSAVFWYNVFPSGEPDLRTYHGACPVAFGNKWAGNKWIREAGEMFRRKCELDRYADSKICYNKI